The proteins below come from a single Gemmatimonadetes bacterium SCN 70-22 genomic window:
- a CDS encoding PA-phosphatase, with product MSGRTLVGSLLLASLHVLPARAQTAADMAVLKGLAPVATLAKTNAGRAALGANYTVTGGIQTGEWKQPTLLPFAEQQQQALKDVFITDKNLAQLADGLGTTLGAAYLARAHYVDRDHFTSVSPAVAGVIAYAIAAARANSNAGKYFFANLTTDGKAPVSPDAKAILDTTGGSPDMFGHAYGFPAGSTGAGAFGNARPFQTEPTFVRIVGRDYFGTPADNTVYNRGPMMNLINSPSFPSGHTTYGYMGSLLLALVVPERYQEMIARGAEYGNDRIVVGAHYAMDVLGGRTLALYAMAHVLANDPSYLAQTYRGAPSLKDFRSAVITARADVRKVLEVACGKAVAECAREDIGRLSDPAANEAFYASTQTYGLPVVYPERAHAMVDVGAVAPEAGYLLTVAFPSLTLEQANGILTKTLGPGGGFLDDGSAFGVYSRLNLYAASRYAARQVAGG from the coding sequence ATGTCAGGCAGAACGCTCGTTGGCTCGTTGCTGCTCGCCTCGTTGCACGTCTTGCCGGCACGGGCCCAGACGGCGGCCGACATGGCGGTCCTGAAGGGGCTGGCGCCAGTCGCCACGCTCGCGAAGACGAACGCGGGCCGGGCGGCCCTGGGGGCGAACTACACCGTGACCGGTGGCATCCAGACGGGGGAATGGAAGCAACCGACGCTCCTGCCATTCGCCGAGCAGCAGCAGCAAGCGCTCAAGGACGTCTTCATCACCGACAAGAATCTCGCCCAGTTGGCAGACGGCCTCGGGACGACCCTCGGGGCGGCGTATCTGGCCCGCGCGCATTACGTCGATCGCGATCACTTCACGAGCGTGTCGCCCGCCGTCGCCGGTGTCATCGCGTACGCCATTGCCGCAGCGCGCGCGAATTCCAACGCCGGCAAGTACTTCTTCGCGAACCTGACGACGGACGGAAAGGCTCCGGTGTCGCCGGACGCCAAGGCGATCCTGGACACGACGGGCGGTTCACCGGACATGTTCGGCCACGCCTACGGCTTTCCGGCCGGAAGCACCGGAGCGGGCGCCTTTGGCAATGCTCGGCCGTTCCAGACCGAACCGACGTTCGTCCGAATCGTTGGCCGGGATTATTTCGGGACTCCTGCGGACAACACGGTCTACAACCGCGGGCCGATGATGAACCTGATCAACAGCCCCTCCTTCCCGAGCGGTCACACGACGTATGGGTACATGGGGTCCCTTCTCCTGGCGCTCGTCGTGCCGGAGCGCTACCAGGAGATGATCGCGCGTGGAGCCGAGTACGGGAATGACCGCATCGTCGTCGGGGCGCACTACGCCATGGACGTCCTCGGCGGGCGCACCCTCGCGCTCTATGCCATGGCCCACGTGCTGGCCAACGATCCGTCCTACCTCGCGCAAACGTACAGGGGAGCTCCCAGCTTGAAGGACTTTCGCTCGGCGGTGATCACGGCGCGCGCCGACGTGCGGAAGGTGCTGGAAGTGGCGTGCGGCAAGGCGGTCGCCGAGTGCGCGAGGGAGGATATTGGACGCCTGAGCGATCCGGCCGCGAACGAAGCGTTCTACGCATCGACGCAGACATACGGGCTCCCGGTGGTCTACCCTGAGCGTGCACATGCCATGGTCGACGTCGGAGCGGTTGCGCCGGAGGCGGGGTACTTGCTGACCGTCGCCTTCCCTTCACTGACGCTCGAGCAGGCCAACGGCATCCTGACGAAGACGCTGGGACCAGGCGGTGGCTTCCTGGACGACGGCTCGGCGTTCGGCGTGTATTCTCGCCTCAACCTCTACGCCGCATCCCGGTACGCCGCTCGACAGGTGGCTGGGGGATGA